One Coffea arabica cultivar ET-39 chromosome 5e, Coffea Arabica ET-39 HiFi, whole genome shotgun sequence DNA segment encodes these proteins:
- the LOC113688412 gene encoding NAD-dependent protein deacetylase SRT1-like isoform X5 produces the protein MPSLTHVALVELEKAGILKFVISQNVDSIHLRSGIPREKLAELHGNSFMEICPSCGAEYLRDFEVETIGMKETPRRCSDIKCGAKLRDTVLDWEDALPRKEMNAASKHCRMADVVLCLGTSLQITPACNLPLKSLRGGGKIVIVNLQPTPKDKKAWLVVHGMVDQVMAGVMERLNCQISPYVRIDLFHVIFNQTHCIGERKYTKWSLRVISVHGEKAPLSFIKSVEISFPDRRELKVAVLQKQPFVLKREMLLRPLDILLKINLSDGCGCQFVNIDFPVNFEESSGCVNLDKDKVIQKLKDVTVQDQCCGKFSVIERKNVPGQKKELSTYAVVTNIVKYGAIAPIAKLSVVNTVAKRSKEKVDIRSDDCLMASCEGEGTMKKLRVQ, from the exons ATGCCAAGTTTAACGCATGTGGCTTTGGTTGAACTAGAAAAGGCTGGAATCTTGAAGTTTGTTATTAGCCAG AATGTTGACAGCATTCACCTTCGTTCTGGAATACCAAGGGAAAAACTTGCAGAATTACATGGTAACTCATTCATGGAAATTTGCCCTTCTTGTGGAGCAGA GTATCTGAGGGACTTTGAGGTGGAGACAATTGGGATGAAGGAAACACCAAGACGTTGTTCTGATATAAAATGTGGAGCAAAACTTAGAGATACCGTTCTTGATTGGGAG GATGCTCTGCCTCGAAAAGAGATGAATGCAGCTTCAAAACATTGTCGAATGGCTGATGTTGTTCTCTGTCTTGGGACCAG TTTGCAAATCACTCCGGCTTGCAACCTTCCTTTGAAATCTCTACGTGGAGGGGGGAAGATTGTAATTGTAAACCTTCAG CCTACTCCTAAAGACAAGAAAGCTTGGTTGGTGGTCCATGGGATGGTTGACCag GTTATGGCAGGGGTAATGGAACGTCTTAATTGTCAAATTTCTCCATATGTTCGAATTGATCTTTTCCACGTCATTTTCAATCAAACCCACTGCATTGGAG AGAGGAAATACACTAAATGGTCACTCAGGGTGATTAGCGTACATGGAGAAAAGGCTCCATTGTCATTCATTAAATCGGTCGAG ATATCATTCCCTGACAGGCGAGAACTAAAAGTAGCTGTACTCCAGAAACAACCATTTGTACTGAAAAG GGAAATGCTTTTAAGACCACTTGACATACTGTTGAAGATCAACCTCAGTGATGGTTGCGGGTGTCAGTTTGTCAACATTGATTTCCCGGTGAATTTCGAG GAGTCCTCTGGTTGTGTCAATTTAGACAAAGATAAGGTGATTCAGAAGCTTAAAGATGTAACAGTCCAAGATCAATGTTGTGGTAAGTTTTCGGTGATTGAGAGGAAGAACGTTCCAGGCCAGAAAAAGGAACTGTCCACCTATGCTGTGGTAACGAACATAGTTAAATATGGAGCCATCGCACCGATTGCAAAATTGTCTGTAGTCAATACAGTTGCCAAGAgatcaaaagaaaaagttgaTATCAGGAGTGATGACTGTTTGATGGCGAGCTGTGAAGGTGAAGGGACCATGAAGAAGTTGAGAGTTCAATAA
- the LOC113688412 gene encoding NAD-dependent protein deacetylase SRT1-like isoform X4 produces MSLGYVQKLSFKEDVGTLGMSEIFDPPNVLQQKSKHLVVFTGAGISTSCGIPDFRGPKGVWTLQNVDSIHLRSGIPREKLAELHGNSFMEICPSCGAEYLRDFEVETIGMKETPRRCSDIKCGAKLRDTVLDWEDALPRKEMNAASKHCRMADVVLCLGTSLQITPACNLPLKSLRGGGKIVIVNLQPTPKDKKAWLVVHGMVDQVMAGVMERLNCQISPYVRIDLFHVIFNQTHCIGERKYTKWSLRVISVHGEKAPLSFIKSVEISFPDRRELKVAVLQKQPFVLKREMLLRPLDILLKINLSDGCGCQFVNIDFPVNFEESSGCVNLDKDKVIQKLKDVTVQDQCCGKFSVIERKNVPGQKKELSTYAVVTNIVKYGAIAPIAKLSVVNTVAKRSKEKVDIRSDDCLMASCEGEGTMKKLRVQ; encoded by the exons ATGTCTCTAGGGTATGTACAGAAGCTCTCATTCAAAGAAGATGTTGGCACTCTGGGAATGTCTGAAATTTTCGACCCACCTAATGTTTTGCAGCAAAAG AGTAAGCATCTAGTGGTATTCACGGGTGCTGGAATTTCAACATCATGCGGAATACCTGATTTTCGCGGTCCAAAAGGAGTTTGGACACTTCAG AATGTTGACAGCATTCACCTTCGTTCTGGAATACCAAGGGAAAAACTTGCAGAATTACATGGTAACTCATTCATGGAAATTTGCCCTTCTTGTGGAGCAGA GTATCTGAGGGACTTTGAGGTGGAGACAATTGGGATGAAGGAAACACCAAGACGTTGTTCTGATATAAAATGTGGAGCAAAACTTAGAGATACCGTTCTTGATTGGGAG GATGCTCTGCCTCGAAAAGAGATGAATGCAGCTTCAAAACATTGTCGAATGGCTGATGTTGTTCTCTGTCTTGGGACCAG TTTGCAAATCACTCCGGCTTGCAACCTTCCTTTGAAATCTCTACGTGGAGGGGGGAAGATTGTAATTGTAAACCTTCAG CCTACTCCTAAAGACAAGAAAGCTTGGTTGGTGGTCCATGGGATGGTTGACCag GTTATGGCAGGGGTAATGGAACGTCTTAATTGTCAAATTTCTCCATATGTTCGAATTGATCTTTTCCACGTCATTTTCAATCAAACCCACTGCATTGGAG AGAGGAAATACACTAAATGGTCACTCAGGGTGATTAGCGTACATGGAGAAAAGGCTCCATTGTCATTCATTAAATCGGTCGAG ATATCATTCCCTGACAGGCGAGAACTAAAAGTAGCTGTACTCCAGAAACAACCATTTGTACTGAAAAG GGAAATGCTTTTAAGACCACTTGACATACTGTTGAAGATCAACCTCAGTGATGGTTGCGGGTGTCAGTTTGTCAACATTGATTTCCCGGTGAATTTCGAG GAGTCCTCTGGTTGTGTCAATTTAGACAAAGATAAGGTGATTCAGAAGCTTAAAGATGTAACAGTCCAAGATCAATGTTGTGGTAAGTTTTCGGTGATTGAGAGGAAGAACGTTCCAGGCCAGAAAAAGGAACTGTCCACCTATGCTGTGGTAACGAACATAGTTAAATATGGAGCCATCGCACCGATTGCAAAATTGTCTGTAGTCAATACAGTTGCCAAGAgatcaaaagaaaaagttgaTATCAGGAGTGATGACTGTTTGATGGCGAGCTGTGAAGGTGAAGGGACCATGAAGAAGTTGAGAGTTCAATAA
- the LOC113688412 gene encoding NAD-dependent protein deacetylase SRT1-like isoform X2: MSLGYVQKLSFKEDVGTLGMSEIFDPPNVLQQKSKHLVVFTGAGISTSCGIPDFRGPKGVWTLQREGKGVPEASLPFHRAMPSLTHVALVELEKAGILKFVISQNVDSIHLRSGIPREKLAELHGNSFMEICPSCGAEYLRDFEVETIGMKETPRRCSDIKCGAKLRDTVLDWEDALPRKEMNAASKHCRMADVVLCLGTSLQITPACNLPLKSLRGGGKIVIVNLQPTPKDKKAWLVVHGMVDQVMAGVMERLNCQISPYVRIDLFHVIFNQTHCIGERKYTKWSLRVISVHGEKAPLSFIKSVEISFPDRRELKVAVLQKQPFVLKREMLLRPLDILLKINLSDGCGCQFVNIDFPVNFEESSGCVNLDKDKVIQKLKDVTVQDQCCGKFSVIERKNVPGQKKELSTYAVVTNIVKYGAIAPIAKLSVVNTVAKRSKEKVDIRSDDCLMASCEGEGTMKKLRVQ; encoded by the exons ATGTCTCTAGGGTATGTACAGAAGCTCTCATTCAAAGAAGATGTTGGCACTCTGGGAATGTCTGAAATTTTCGACCCACCTAATGTTTTGCAGCAAAAG AGTAAGCATCTAGTGGTATTCACGGGTGCTGGAATTTCAACATCATGCGGAATACCTGATTTTCGCGGTCCAAAAGGAGTTTGGACACTTCAG CGTGAAGGCAAAGGTGTGCCTGAAGCATCGCTGCCATTTCATAGAGCAATGCCAAGTTTAACGCATGTGGCTTTGGTTGAACTAGAAAAGGCTGGAATCTTGAAGTTTGTTATTAGCCAG AATGTTGACAGCATTCACCTTCGTTCTGGAATACCAAGGGAAAAACTTGCAGAATTACATGGTAACTCATTCATGGAAATTTGCCCTTCTTGTGGAGCAGA GTATCTGAGGGACTTTGAGGTGGAGACAATTGGGATGAAGGAAACACCAAGACGTTGTTCTGATATAAAATGTGGAGCAAAACTTAGAGATACCGTTCTTGATTGGGAG GATGCTCTGCCTCGAAAAGAGATGAATGCAGCTTCAAAACATTGTCGAATGGCTGATGTTGTTCTCTGTCTTGGGACCAG TTTGCAAATCACTCCGGCTTGCAACCTTCCTTTGAAATCTCTACGTGGAGGGGGGAAGATTGTAATTGTAAACCTTCAG CCTACTCCTAAAGACAAGAAAGCTTGGTTGGTGGTCCATGGGATGGTTGACCag GTTATGGCAGGGGTAATGGAACGTCTTAATTGTCAAATTTCTCCATATGTTCGAATTGATCTTTTCCACGTCATTTTCAATCAAACCCACTGCATTGGAG AGAGGAAATACACTAAATGGTCACTCAGGGTGATTAGCGTACATGGAGAAAAGGCTCCATTGTCATTCATTAAATCGGTCGAG ATATCATTCCCTGACAGGCGAGAACTAAAAGTAGCTGTACTCCAGAAACAACCATTTGTACTGAAAAG GGAAATGCTTTTAAGACCACTTGACATACTGTTGAAGATCAACCTCAGTGATGGTTGCGGGTGTCAGTTTGTCAACATTGATTTCCCGGTGAATTTCGAG GAGTCCTCTGGTTGTGTCAATTTAGACAAAGATAAGGTGATTCAGAAGCTTAAAGATGTAACAGTCCAAGATCAATGTTGTGGTAAGTTTTCGGTGATTGAGAGGAAGAACGTTCCAGGCCAGAAAAAGGAACTGTCCACCTATGCTGTGGTAACGAACATAGTTAAATATGGAGCCATCGCACCGATTGCAAAATTGTCTGTAGTCAATACAGTTGCCAAGAgatcaaaagaaaaagttgaTATCAGGAGTGATGACTGTTTGATGGCGAGCTGTGAAGGTGAAGGGACCATGAAGAAGTTGAGAGTTCAATAA
- the LOC113688412 gene encoding NAD-dependent protein deacetylase SRT1-like isoform X1, protein MSLGYVQKLSFKEDVGTLGMSEIFDPPNVLQQKIEELASLIEESKHLVVFTGAGISTSCGIPDFRGPKGVWTLQREGKGVPEASLPFHRAMPSLTHVALVELEKAGILKFVISQNVDSIHLRSGIPREKLAELHGNSFMEICPSCGAEYLRDFEVETIGMKETPRRCSDIKCGAKLRDTVLDWEDALPRKEMNAASKHCRMADVVLCLGTSLQITPACNLPLKSLRGGGKIVIVNLQPTPKDKKAWLVVHGMVDQVMAGVMERLNCQISPYVRIDLFHVIFNQTHCIGERKYTKWSLRVISVHGEKAPLSFIKSVEISFPDRRELKVAVLQKQPFVLKREMLLRPLDILLKINLSDGCGCQFVNIDFPVNFEESSGCVNLDKDKVIQKLKDVTVQDQCCGKFSVIERKNVPGQKKELSTYAVVTNIVKYGAIAPIAKLSVVNTVAKRSKEKVDIRSDDCLMASCEGEGTMKKLRVQ, encoded by the exons ATGTCTCTAGGGTATGTACAGAAGCTCTCATTCAAAGAAGATGTTGGCACTCTGGGAATGTCTGAAATTTTCGACCCACCTAATGTTTTGCAGCAAAAG ATAGAAGAACTTGCATCGCTGATAGAAGAG AGTAAGCATCTAGTGGTATTCACGGGTGCTGGAATTTCAACATCATGCGGAATACCTGATTTTCGCGGTCCAAAAGGAGTTTGGACACTTCAG CGTGAAGGCAAAGGTGTGCCTGAAGCATCGCTGCCATTTCATAGAGCAATGCCAAGTTTAACGCATGTGGCTTTGGTTGAACTAGAAAAGGCTGGAATCTTGAAGTTTGTTATTAGCCAG AATGTTGACAGCATTCACCTTCGTTCTGGAATACCAAGGGAAAAACTTGCAGAATTACATGGTAACTCATTCATGGAAATTTGCCCTTCTTGTGGAGCAGA GTATCTGAGGGACTTTGAGGTGGAGACAATTGGGATGAAGGAAACACCAAGACGTTGTTCTGATATAAAATGTGGAGCAAAACTTAGAGATACCGTTCTTGATTGGGAG GATGCTCTGCCTCGAAAAGAGATGAATGCAGCTTCAAAACATTGTCGAATGGCTGATGTTGTTCTCTGTCTTGGGACCAG TTTGCAAATCACTCCGGCTTGCAACCTTCCTTTGAAATCTCTACGTGGAGGGGGGAAGATTGTAATTGTAAACCTTCAG CCTACTCCTAAAGACAAGAAAGCTTGGTTGGTGGTCCATGGGATGGTTGACCag GTTATGGCAGGGGTAATGGAACGTCTTAATTGTCAAATTTCTCCATATGTTCGAATTGATCTTTTCCACGTCATTTTCAATCAAACCCACTGCATTGGAG AGAGGAAATACACTAAATGGTCACTCAGGGTGATTAGCGTACATGGAGAAAAGGCTCCATTGTCATTCATTAAATCGGTCGAG ATATCATTCCCTGACAGGCGAGAACTAAAAGTAGCTGTACTCCAGAAACAACCATTTGTACTGAAAAG GGAAATGCTTTTAAGACCACTTGACATACTGTTGAAGATCAACCTCAGTGATGGTTGCGGGTGTCAGTTTGTCAACATTGATTTCCCGGTGAATTTCGAG GAGTCCTCTGGTTGTGTCAATTTAGACAAAGATAAGGTGATTCAGAAGCTTAAAGATGTAACAGTCCAAGATCAATGTTGTGGTAAGTTTTCGGTGATTGAGAGGAAGAACGTTCCAGGCCAGAAAAAGGAACTGTCCACCTATGCTGTGGTAACGAACATAGTTAAATATGGAGCCATCGCACCGATTGCAAAATTGTCTGTAGTCAATACAGTTGCCAAGAgatcaaaagaaaaagttgaTATCAGGAGTGATGACTGTTTGATGGCGAGCTGTGAAGGTGAAGGGACCATGAAGAAGTTGAGAGTTCAATAA
- the LOC113688412 gene encoding NAD-dependent protein deacetylase SRT1-like isoform X3, with translation MSLGYVQKLSFKEDVGTLGMSEIFDPPNVLQQKIEELASLIEESKHLVVFTGAGISTSCGIPDFRGPKGVWTLQNVDSIHLRSGIPREKLAELHGNSFMEICPSCGAEYLRDFEVETIGMKETPRRCSDIKCGAKLRDTVLDWEDALPRKEMNAASKHCRMADVVLCLGTSLQITPACNLPLKSLRGGGKIVIVNLQPTPKDKKAWLVVHGMVDQVMAGVMERLNCQISPYVRIDLFHVIFNQTHCIGERKYTKWSLRVISVHGEKAPLSFIKSVEISFPDRRELKVAVLQKQPFVLKREMLLRPLDILLKINLSDGCGCQFVNIDFPVNFEESSGCVNLDKDKVIQKLKDVTVQDQCCGKFSVIERKNVPGQKKELSTYAVVTNIVKYGAIAPIAKLSVVNTVAKRSKEKVDIRSDDCLMASCEGEGTMKKLRVQ, from the exons ATGTCTCTAGGGTATGTACAGAAGCTCTCATTCAAAGAAGATGTTGGCACTCTGGGAATGTCTGAAATTTTCGACCCACCTAATGTTTTGCAGCAAAAG ATAGAAGAACTTGCATCGCTGATAGAAGAG AGTAAGCATCTAGTGGTATTCACGGGTGCTGGAATTTCAACATCATGCGGAATACCTGATTTTCGCGGTCCAAAAGGAGTTTGGACACTTCAG AATGTTGACAGCATTCACCTTCGTTCTGGAATACCAAGGGAAAAACTTGCAGAATTACATGGTAACTCATTCATGGAAATTTGCCCTTCTTGTGGAGCAGA GTATCTGAGGGACTTTGAGGTGGAGACAATTGGGATGAAGGAAACACCAAGACGTTGTTCTGATATAAAATGTGGAGCAAAACTTAGAGATACCGTTCTTGATTGGGAG GATGCTCTGCCTCGAAAAGAGATGAATGCAGCTTCAAAACATTGTCGAATGGCTGATGTTGTTCTCTGTCTTGGGACCAG TTTGCAAATCACTCCGGCTTGCAACCTTCCTTTGAAATCTCTACGTGGAGGGGGGAAGATTGTAATTGTAAACCTTCAG CCTACTCCTAAAGACAAGAAAGCTTGGTTGGTGGTCCATGGGATGGTTGACCag GTTATGGCAGGGGTAATGGAACGTCTTAATTGTCAAATTTCTCCATATGTTCGAATTGATCTTTTCCACGTCATTTTCAATCAAACCCACTGCATTGGAG AGAGGAAATACACTAAATGGTCACTCAGGGTGATTAGCGTACATGGAGAAAAGGCTCCATTGTCATTCATTAAATCGGTCGAG ATATCATTCCCTGACAGGCGAGAACTAAAAGTAGCTGTACTCCAGAAACAACCATTTGTACTGAAAAG GGAAATGCTTTTAAGACCACTTGACATACTGTTGAAGATCAACCTCAGTGATGGTTGCGGGTGTCAGTTTGTCAACATTGATTTCCCGGTGAATTTCGAG GAGTCCTCTGGTTGTGTCAATTTAGACAAAGATAAGGTGATTCAGAAGCTTAAAGATGTAACAGTCCAAGATCAATGTTGTGGTAAGTTTTCGGTGATTGAGAGGAAGAACGTTCCAGGCCAGAAAAAGGAACTGTCCACCTATGCTGTGGTAACGAACATAGTTAAATATGGAGCCATCGCACCGATTGCAAAATTGTCTGTAGTCAATACAGTTGCCAAGAgatcaaaagaaaaagttgaTATCAGGAGTGATGACTGTTTGATGGCGAGCTGTGAAGGTGAAGGGACCATGAAGAAGTTGAGAGTTCAATAA